A window of Calonectris borealis chromosome 3, bCalBor7.hap1.2, whole genome shotgun sequence contains these coding sequences:
- the PSMB1 gene encoding proteasome subunit beta type-1 — MLSTAGYADSRPEMGYELGAPLQYRFSPYTFNGGTVLAIAGEDFSIVASDTRLSEGYAIHCRDSPKCYKLTEQTVIGCSGFHGDCLTLTKIIEARLKMYKHSNNKTMTTGAIAAMLSTILYSRRFFPYYVYNIIGGLDEEGKGAVYSFDPVGSYQRDSFKAGGSASAMLQPLLDNQIGFKNMQNVEHVPLTLEKALQLVKDVFISAAERDVYTGDALKICIVTKDGIKEETVQLRRD; from the exons ATGTTGTCCACCGCTGGTTACGCGGACTCCAGGCCCGAGATGGGCTACGAGCTCGGTGCGCCCCTGCAGTACCGCTTCTCGCCCTACACCTTTAACGGAGG GACTGTGTTGGCAATTGCTGGAGAAGACTTTTCTATTGTTGCCTCTGACACACGACTGAGTGAAGGTTATGCAATTCACTGCCGGGACAGTCCAAAATGCTACAAACT AACAGAACAAACGGTCATTGGATGCAGTGGTTTCCATGGTGACTGCCTTACCCTTACTAAAATTATTGAAGCAAGATTAAAG ATGTACAAGCATTCCAATAACAAGACCATGACTACTGGGGCTATTGCAGCAATGCTGTCTACAATTCTGTATTCTCGACGTTTCTTTCCTTACTACGTTTACAACATAATTGGTGGACTTGATGAAGAAG ggaagggAGCAGTATATAGCTTTGATCCAGTGGGCTCATACCAGAGAGATTCTTTCAAAGCAGGTGGATCAGCAAGTGCCATGCTGCAACCATTGCTTGATAACCAG ATTGGCTTCAAGAACATGCAAAATGTGGAACATGTACCTCTGACCCTGGAGAAGGCTTTGCAGCTGGTTAAAGATGTCTTTATTTCTGCTGCTGAGAGAGATGTGTACACTGGGGATGCACTTAAGATTTGCATTGTCACAAAAGATGGAATTAAAGAAGAAACTGTCCAATTACGAAGAGACTAA